A section of the Ignavibacteriales bacterium genome encodes:
- a CDS encoding TIGR02253 family HAD-type hydrolase has product MIKAIIFDLDNTLVDFMLLKNNAVEAAIHAMVDAGLDMNYSDAREIIADIYDREGMEYQQVFDQFLLGVYGKVDHRILSAAIVAYRKAREAALKPYPGVFPTLIELIKMGIKLAVVTDAPAKEAWLRLSYLNFHHIFDFVVTFDDTGERKPSTVPFKRALELLGLSGDECLMIGDWVEKDIVGAKAAGIKTVFARYGDIFKTTHPNSDYEISKISELIEIVRKENS; this is encoded by the coding sequence ATGATCAAAGCAATAATATTCGACCTTGATAATACGCTTGTAGATTTTATGCTGTTGAAAAATAACGCTGTCGAAGCCGCCATACATGCAATGGTAGATGCAGGTCTGGACATGAATTATAGCGATGCAAGGGAGATAATTGCTGACATATACGATAGGGAAGGCATGGAATACCAGCAGGTCTTTGATCAATTCTTACTGGGAGTGTATGGAAAAGTTGATCACAGAATACTCTCCGCCGCGATTGTCGCTTACAGGAAGGCTAGAGAGGCGGCGTTAAAACCATACCCGGGAGTTTTTCCGACATTGATCGAGTTGATTAAAATGGGAATTAAACTTGCTGTGGTAACGGACGCACCTGCTAAAGAAGCCTGGCTGCGGCTGTCATACCTTAACTTTCACCATATTTTCGATTTTGTAGTTACGTTCGATGATACAGGCGAGAGAAAGCCCTCGACTGTACCATTCAAAAGAGCTCTGGAACTCCTGGGGTTAAGCGGGGACGAATGCCTCATGATAGGGGATTGGGTAGAAAAGGATATTGTCGGGGCAAAAGCCGCCGGTATTAAAACTGTGTTTGCCCGCTATGGCGATATTTTTAAGACCACACATCCAAATTCAGATTATGAGATAAGTAAAATATCGGAATTGATAGAAATAGTAAGAAAGGAAAACTCGTGA
- the acpS gene encoding holo-ACP synthase, whose amino-acid sequence MILGIGIDIIDIKRIKRLIEEYGERFFQRILTEKEIEYCKSFSKPELHFAGRFASKEAYSKSIGTGISKSFKWKDIEILNDERGKPYIIHKADNEFSENKYHISISHTDDYACAVVTREE is encoded by the coding sequence GTGATACTTGGCATTGGTATAGACATAATTGATATCAAACGGATAAAACGCCTTATTGAAGAATACGGCGAAAGATTTTTTCAAAGGATACTTACAGAAAAAGAGATCGAATATTGCAAATCATTTTCAAAGCCCGAACTTCATTTTGCTGGCAGGTTTGCATCTAAAGAAGCTTATTCAAAATCTATTGGGACAGGTATTTCAAAGAGTTTTAAATGGAAAGACATAGAGATATTAAACGATGAGAGAGGAAAGCCGTATATTATACACAAAGCAGATAACGAATTTTCAGAGAATAAATATCACATTAGTATTTCACACACGGACGACTATGCCTGTGCTGTAGTTACCCGCGAGGAGTAA
- a CDS encoding bifunctional (p)ppGpp synthetase/guanosine-3',5'-bis(diphosphate) 3'-pyrophosphohydrolase, which produces MLSNYNKKKLDELLTACHENLHTKVDDSLITKAFKFSMEAHKNDKRASGEPYFTHPYEVAMIVAKEIPLDDVSIAAALLHDVVEDTNFTMKDVIAEFGEEVAEIVDGATKMDGIFENYEQNQVESYKKLLLSMTSDIRVMLVKFADRLHNLRTLEYLSNPKQIRMAQETLEIYAPLAHRFGLSQVKIELEDLSFKYLERKTYDEIAKKLKEKKREREKFIRKFIEPIRQRLIQEGYKFEIYGRAKHIYSIYKKIEQRNKGVEEIYDLFAIRIILETNNKNDCFAAYGICSELFIPVPERFKDYISLPKQNGYQSIHTTLVSNEGKMVEVQIRTREMHEVAEKGIAAHWKYKENINTKDEKLENWIKWIRETLDSVAKDESAPEQMLESFKLNLYQDEIYCFTPKGDLKVMPAGATALDFAFEIHTQIGTHCIGAKIDGKIVNLDTKLRSGSQVEIITSKNQLPKRDWEKFVVTHKAKSDIRKFFNAEKRKGADEGKEIWLKKIKKKKVHINDDTLLKLIHRLKLKDLQNFYYIVSRNEEKADEVIEAFEERLKPTTEHKPELTNGYSEEAVYQRFVEKARSGANGISLKNGQSDRDLKGLHYEFAKCCNPIPGDEVLGFITKGEGIKIHRKSCKNIVNLFLHDPDRIIEINWNEDGENDFTGGIKIIGEDRPGMLNEITNTILKNFNINIQDVVINNRGSMFEGTFILNIKNLKQLNKIIDKINNQEGVFSVTRYE; this is translated from the coding sequence ATGCTAAGCAATTATAATAAAAAGAAGCTGGATGAGCTTTTGACTGCATGTCATGAAAACCTGCACACAAAGGTAGATGACAGCCTGATAACAAAAGCGTTCAAATTTTCGATGGAAGCCCATAAAAACGACAAACGGGCATCCGGGGAGCCGTATTTTACCCATCCCTATGAGGTAGCTATGATCGTCGCTAAAGAAATTCCATTGGATGACGTATCGATCGCCGCGGCTCTGCTTCACGATGTAGTAGAAGATACCAACTTTACGATGAAGGATGTAATAGCTGAATTCGGTGAGGAAGTTGCCGAGATAGTAGATGGCGCAACCAAGATGGATGGTATATTTGAAAATTATGAACAGAACCAGGTGGAGTCATATAAAAAGCTTCTGCTGTCCATGACATCGGACATCAGGGTTATGCTTGTAAAATTCGCTGACAGGCTTCACAATCTCAGAACTCTAGAGTATCTGTCAAATCCAAAGCAGATTCGAATGGCACAGGAGACACTGGAAATTTACGCTCCACTCGCGCACAGGTTCGGTCTTTCACAAGTAAAGATAGAACTTGAAGATCTTTCTTTTAAATATCTTGAAAGAAAGACATACGATGAGATAGCTAAGAAGCTAAAAGAAAAAAAACGTGAGAGAGAAAAATTTATCAGGAAGTTTATTGAGCCTATAAGACAGAGACTGATACAGGAGGGATATAAATTTGAGATCTATGGCAGGGCAAAGCACATATACAGCATTTATAAAAAGATCGAGCAAAGAAATAAGGGCGTAGAGGAAATCTACGACCTCTTTGCTATCCGAATAATCCTCGAAACAAATAACAAGAATGATTGTTTTGCCGCATATGGAATATGTTCGGAACTTTTCATACCTGTGCCGGAGAGATTTAAAGATTACATTTCCCTTCCAAAACAAAACGGGTATCAATCCATCCATACCACACTGGTAAGTAATGAAGGCAAAATGGTAGAAGTCCAGATACGCACAAGGGAAATGCACGAAGTTGCCGAGAAAGGTATCGCCGCTCACTGGAAATACAAAGAGAATATCAACACAAAAGACGAGAAGCTAGAAAACTGGATAAAGTGGATACGTGAGACGCTTGATTCTGTTGCAAAAGATGAATCAGCACCCGAGCAGATGCTGGAAAGCTTTAAACTAAACCTATACCAGGATGAGATATACTGCTTTACTCCGAAGGGTGACCTTAAAGTAATGCCAGCGGGTGCAACTGCTCTCGATTTTGCATTTGAAATACATACGCAGATCGGAACACATTGTATAGGCGCGAAGATTGACGGAAAGATCGTCAACCTTGACACAAAACTCAGAAGCGGAAGCCAGGTAGAGATAATCACATCCAAAAACCAGTTGCCAAAACGCGATTGGGAGAAGTTTGTTGTAACGCATAAGGCAAAGTCCGATATAAGAAAATTTTTCAATGCTGAAAAACGAAAAGGGGCAGATGAAGGAAAAGAGATATGGCTCAAAAAGATCAAAAAGAAGAAAGTTCATATTAATGATGACACTCTTCTTAAGCTGATACACAGACTAAAACTCAAAGATCTGCAAAACTTCTATTATATTGTATCTAGGAATGAAGAAAAGGCAGACGAAGTCATAGAAGCTTTTGAAGAAAGGCTCAAACCTACAACCGAACATAAACCTGAACTCACAAACGGATATAGCGAGGAAGCGGTATACCAGCGATTTGTCGAAAAAGCCCGCTCCGGAGCAAATGGCATAAGTCTTAAAAACGGGCAGTCAGACCGGGACCTCAAAGGACTGCATTACGAATTTGCAAAGTGCTGTAACCCGATACCCGGTGATGAAGTGCTTGGATTCATCACAAAAGGTGAAGGGATTAAAATACACCGAAAAAGCTGCAAAAATATTGTGAATCTATTTCTTCATGATCCTGATAGGATAATAGAGATAAATTGGAACGAAGACGGCGAGAACGACTTTACCGGTGGAATAAAGATAATTGGCGAGGACCGCCCCGGTATGCTGAACGAAATAACTAACACAATACTTAAAAACTTCAATATTAATATACAGGACGTAGTAATAAATAACCGTGGGTCGATGTTCGAGGGTACGTTTATACTAAACATCAAAAACCTGAAACAACTGAATAAGATTATAGACAAGATAAATAACCAGGAAGGTGTGTTTAGTGTGACAAGGTATGAGTAG
- a CDS encoding branched-chain amino acid ABC transporter permease, with amino-acid sequence MKNYIIFATAILAVFIINLFSDSIDPYYLTIIIFIGINIILATSLNLINGYTGQFSLGHAGFMAIGAYTSAVIYCYFAPFFIGTFGEGSFGNSITFIIMLIIGGTAAAIVGLLVGIPSLRLKGDYLAIVTLGFSEIIRVIIQGMDLIGGAQGFRGVYIYQNGTKSLNMVPELTDMPNKFYAIEGFTNFFWVFLLAILCIFVIGNMINSTYGRGFLAVKDDEIAAEAMGINTTKFKVTAFVTGAFFAGIAGTLFAFFNKYINPEDFNFLRSVEIVVMVILGGMGSMIGVIIAAIILTILPELLRQVAEYRMIIYALLLIIMMLLRPQGLFGVKLRPGKKQKKKSDAEVT; translated from the coding sequence ATGAAGAATTACATCATTTTCGCCACTGCTATTCTGGCGGTATTTATAATAAATCTCTTCTCCGACTCGATCGATCCTTATTATCTTACGATAATAATTTTCATCGGGATCAATATTATACTTGCGACCAGCCTAAATCTAATTAATGGGTACACCGGGCAGTTTTCATTGGGGCATGCCGGCTTTATGGCTATCGGTGCATACACCTCTGCTGTTATATACTGCTACTTTGCTCCCTTCTTTATAGGTACATTCGGCGAGGGTTCTTTTGGAAATTCCATTACCTTTATTATAATGCTTATTATAGGGGGAACCGCTGCTGCTATCGTCGGTCTATTGGTTGGTATCCCGTCCTTACGCTTAAAAGGTGACTACCTTGCTATCGTTACACTGGGATTCAGTGAGATAATCAGGGTGATTATACAGGGAATGGATCTGATTGGTGGCGCACAGGGATTTAGAGGTGTGTACATTTATCAAAACGGTACAAAGAGTCTTAACATGGTGCCTGAGCTTACCGATATGCCTAACAAGTTTTACGCTATAGAAGGATTCACTAATTTCTTCTGGGTATTTCTTTTGGCGATCCTGTGTATTTTTGTAATTGGTAATATGATTAATTCAACCTATGGGAGAGGATTCCTTGCTGTAAAAGATGATGAGATCGCTGCCGAGGCAATGGGAATCAATACGACAAAGTTTAAAGTGACAGCTTTTGTGACAGGTGCATTCTTTGCGGGAATAGCCGGCACTCTATTTGCGTTTTTCAATAAGTACATAAACCCCGAAGATTTTAACTTCCTGCGCTCGGTTGAGATCGTAGTGATGGTTATACTTGGTGGAATGGGAAGCATGATAGGGGTGATAATAGCCGCTATTATACTGACAATACTACCGGAACTATTACGTCAGGTGGCGGAATACAGAATGATAATATATGCACTCTTATTGATAATAATGATGTTGCTGCGCCCACAGGGATTATTTGGTGTAAAACTCAGGCCGGGCAAAAAACAAAAAAAGAAATCCGATGCCGAAGTTACTTGA
- a CDS encoding ABC transporter ATP-binding protein translates to MPKLLEINNVTMKFGGLTCVDRLSTHVGDGELIGMIGPNGAGKTTVFNMITGVYDPTEGDILFKGESVVPKKPFEVSAMGISRTFQNIRLFPTLSLRDNVRVSFGKDLKAGYFTSIIRPPGFKREEKDIEKKIDELLEMFNLLDVAGEYSNSLPYGDQRKLEIVRALATSPQLLLLDEPAAGMNPVEKVDLMNLIKEVKEKFKLSILLIEHDMQVVMGICERIFVLDYGEKIAEGLPQEIQKDPKVIEAYLGDTTTTAGGDGDA, encoded by the coding sequence ATGCCGAAGTTACTTGAGATAAATAATGTTACGATGAAGTTTGGCGGACTTACTTGCGTGGACAGACTTTCTACTCATGTGGGGGACGGTGAGCTTATTGGTATGATCGGACCAAACGGCGCAGGAAAGACGACCGTTTTTAATATGATCACTGGCGTCTATGACCCTACCGAGGGTGATATTTTGTTTAAAGGAGAAAGTGTTGTTCCCAAAAAACCTTTTGAGGTTTCGGCAATGGGCATAAGCAGAACTTTCCAGAATATACGGCTTTTCCCTACACTTTCATTGAGGGATAATGTAAGAGTATCTTTCGGCAAAGATCTTAAAGCAGGTTACTTTACATCTATAATCAGGCCACCCGGCTTTAAACGTGAAGAGAAAGATATTGAAAAGAAGATCGATGAGCTTCTGGAAATGTTTAATCTTCTCGATGTAGCAGGTGAATATTCCAACTCGCTCCCGTACGGAGACCAGCGCAAGCTGGAAATCGTAAGAGCGCTTGCTACGTCACCGCAATTGCTTCTTCTCGATGAACCTGCCGCCGGTATGAATCCTGTCGAGAAGGTAGACCTAATGAACCTCATTAAAGAGGTGAAAGAAAAATTTAAACTTTCCATATTGCTTATCGAGCATGATATGCAGGTTGTGATGGGTATCTGTGAACGGATATTCGTTCTTGATTATGGTGAAAAGATAGCGGAGGGTCTTCCTCAGGAGATACAGAAAGATCCTAAAGTTATCGAGGCATACTTGGGAGATACAACTACAACAGCTGGAGGTGATGGCGATGCTTAA
- a CDS encoding ABC transporter ATP-binding protein, producing MAMLKIENLKVNYGAINAIKGINVNVEEGSIVTLIGANGAGKTTILRTISGLVKADSGTIRFQDQDITNTKPNKIVQMGISQAPEGRLIFSNLTVKENLEMGAYTRKDTNNIKDDLEFLFTLFPRLKERLKQLGGTLSGGEQQMLAISRALMSKPKLLLLDEPSLGIAPILVKTIFEKIVALNKATGVTILLVEQNANLALASAHYGYVLETGKIILEGSAKELAQNEEVKKAYLGE from the coding sequence ATGGCGATGCTTAAGATCGAAAATCTAAAAGTGAACTACGGTGCCATCAATGCCATAAAAGGTATTAACGTAAATGTCGAGGAAGGATCGATAGTTACACTCATTGGTGCGAATGGAGCGGGAAAAACAACGATACTTCGAACGATTTCCGGTCTTGTGAAAGCCGATTCCGGCACGATTAGATTCCAGGATCAGGATATAACCAATACTAAACCCAATAAGATCGTGCAGATGGGTATTAGCCAGGCGCCCGAGGGCAGATTAATATTTTCCAATCTTACTGTGAAGGAAAATCTGGAAATGGGTGCATATACCAGAAAAGATACCAATAATATTAAGGATGACCTTGAATTCCTGTTTACGCTATTCCCGCGTCTTAAGGAAAGGCTCAAACAGCTTGGCGGGACGCTCAGCGGGGGCGAACAGCAGATGCTTGCTATATCCAGAGCGCTAATGTCTAAGCCGAAGCTATTACTGCTTGATGAACCGTCGCTAGGTATTGCGCCTATTCTTGTAAAGACTATCTTTGAAAAGATAGTCGCACTCAACAAAGCAACCGGCGTCACAATATTACTTGTGGAGCAGAATGCGAACCTGGCTCTGGCCAGCGCCCATTACGGCTATGTTCTGGAAACAGGGAAGATTATTCTTGAGGGAAGCGCAAAGGAGCTTGCTCAGAATGAAGAAGTTAAAAAAGCATATTTAGGAGAATAA
- a CDS encoding pyridoxal phosphate-dependent aminotransferase: MKYAERMSNLGTETAFEVLAKAKKLEAEGKNIIHLEIGEPDFPTPKNICDAAIKSLQAGDTHYTPSNGILELRSAIANYMTKTRGVEFDADEVVVTPGAKPIMFFVILALIGKGDEVIYPNPGFPIYESMINFVGGTPVPIKLEEERGFAFDPEKLRELISNKTKLLIINTPQNPTGGILTKEDIQKIAEIIKDTEIIVLSDEIYSRLIFEGEHFSITQVPGFKERTIILDGFSKYYSMTGWRAGYGVMERELATKISRLMTNSNSCTNAFVQKACIEALEGPQDAVDEMREEFRARREILVEGLNTIPGFSCIIPKGAFYAFPNISKTGYKSSELNDHLLYNANVAALSGTAFGKYGEGYLRFSYANSRENIKEAIKRIKDVL; encoded by the coding sequence ATGAAATACGCAGAAAGAATGTCAAATCTTGGTACCGAAACGGCGTTTGAGGTACTGGCAAAAGCAAAGAAACTTGAAGCCGAAGGGAAAAATATAATTCACCTTGAGATTGGTGAGCCGGATTTTCCTACTCCCAAAAATATATGTGATGCTGCGATTAAATCTCTACAGGCGGGCGATACACATTATACTCCTTCGAATGGCATCCTAGAGCTTCGCTCGGCTATAGCTAACTACATGACAAAAACCAGGGGAGTCGAGTTCGATGCGGACGAAGTAGTAGTTACTCCGGGAGCTAAGCCGATTATGTTTTTTGTTATTCTTGCTCTTATTGGGAAAGGCGATGAGGTCATTTATCCTAATCCCGGTTTCCCAATTTATGAATCCATGATAAACTTTGTCGGAGGAACCCCCGTTCCGATCAAGCTGGAAGAAGAAAGAGGGTTCGCATTCGACCCGGAAAAATTGAGGGAACTGATCAGCAATAAGACAAAGTTATTGATTATTAACACTCCACAGAATCCAACAGGCGGTATTCTGACAAAGGAAGATATCCAGAAAATTGCAGAAATAATAAAGGATACAGAGATAATTGTATTGAGTGACGAGATATACAGCAGGCTTATTTTTGAAGGCGAGCATTTTAGTATTACACAGGTTCCCGGGTTTAAGGAGAGAACAATAATCCTCGACGGTTTCTCAAAATATTATTCGATGACCGGCTGGCGCGCAGGATATGGTGTGATGGAGAGGGAACTTGCCACGAAGATATCCCGCTTGATGACGAATAGCAACTCATGCACTAACGCTTTTGTACAAAAGGCTTGCATCGAAGCACTTGAGGGACCTCAGGATGCTGTAGACGAAATGAGAGAGGAATTCCGCGCGCGAAGGGAAATACTTGTTGAGGGGCTTAATACAATCCCCGGTTTCTCATGTATTATTCCAAAAGGTGCTTTTTATGCATTCCCAAATATATCAAAGACAGGATACAAATCATCCGAACTAAATGACCATCTTCTATACAATGCAAATGTAGCGGCGCTTTCCGGAACTGCATTCGGTAAATACGGTGAAGGTTATCTGAGGTTTTCTTATGCAAACTCACGTGAAAATATTAAGGAAGCTATAAAAAGGATAAAGGATGTTCTCTAA